GAATAATGTCTACCGGGCCGTTGCCGCCGGCGTCCCTGACGCCCTGGATGTCAGCAGCGGCGTAGAATCCGCTCCGGGCCGCAAGGATCTTGTCAAAGTAAAGGCTTTTGTAGAAGCCGTTTTGCAGTGCTCAGCAGAAAATATTAAGGCTTCAAAAACATTCCGGAAGATTTTCTAACCTGCGCTGACGGTTATCCTTTCCGCCCTTCGAGGATACTGCGCACACGATCTTTTTCAGCTTTGACTTTCCGAAGCTGATCTTTTAATGCTTCCTGTTTTTCTGCAGGGGCGCTTTTGATCTGTTTTTCAATCGCTTCCATCTCCCGCAGGAGCCGATAAAGCTCTTTTGCGATCATTCGAATCGACATGGCAGGGTTTCACCTCAAACTGTTAATAAACTCACCCACCACCCCGACGCCTTCTTCGTCCACCAGCCGAATCGTCTGTGATCCGATAACGGCGATATCGACTTTTCCCTTTAAAAAATCAATATCCGATTTTTCTTTCACCCCGAAACCGAGAGCCAGGGGCAGATCGGTTGCCCGGCGGCAGCGCCCAAGATATGCATCCAACTGCCCGGAAAAGTCCGTGTCGACACCGGTGACGCCTTTGCGCGCTACGCAGTAGATGAAACCCTGCCCGCAAGATGCCAGATACTTCATGCGCTTATCCGGAGTCGTCGGGGAAAAAATAAAAATCGGAGCAAGATGGTAGGATTGCATGGCCGCCAGGTACTCTGTGCCCTCTTCCGGCGGCAGATCCGGGACGATGGCACCCTGCAGGCCGTCTGCGGCCATCGCGGCTGCAAAGCGCTCAACCCCATACTTAAACAGGATGTTGTAATAGCTCATAAACAAGAACGGAATGTCAAAGGTCCGGGACACGTTGCCGGCAAAATCCAAACATTTTTGCACGGTTGCCCCGCCGGCCAGGGCTTTCTGGTTGGCATGCAGGATCACCGGTCCGTCTGCAATCGGTTCTGAAAACGGAATCTGCAGTTCCATCAGCTCGACACCGGCCGCGACCATGGCCTCGATGATCCTGAAACAATCTTCAAACGATGGATATCCTAAAACGATATGGGTCATCAGCAGGATCTCTTTTTCTTTGAGCCGGTTTTGCAGGTAAGTCTCAAGCATGATAGCCCTCCGCTTTCTTGATGATAAATTCTTGCCACTTGGGGTCGCCGAACGCATCGGCAACCGTAAAGATATCTTTATCGCCCCTGCCGGACTGATTGATCAGGATAATGTCGGTTTTGGAAAGGCTTGGCGCCTCCTTGAAGGCCTGAACAAAGGCATGGGCCGACTCCAAGGCCGGAATCAGTCCTTCCTTTTGAATCGTCAGCGCCAGGGCATCGACAACCTCCCGGTCGGTGGCCGCCTCAAAGCGAACGCGACCGGTTTGCTTGAATTGTGCCAGAATCGGTGAGACTCCCACATAATCCAATCCGGCGGCAACACTGTGGGTTTCTTTCATTTGACCGTCATTGTCCTGCAGAAAATAGGTCTTATACCCCTGGGCCACGCCGACACTGGCATCTTGGGACGCCAGACGGGCTGCATGCGCTCCGCTCTCCAGGCCCCTGCCGCCCGCCTCAACACCGACCAGCTCCACCGGATCATCCAAAAAACCCTTAAATATTCCCAGGGCATTGGAGCCCCCGCCCACACACGCA
This region of Candidatus Desulfatibia profunda genomic DNA includes:
- a CDS encoding tryptophan synthase subunit alpha, producing the protein MLETYLQNRLKEKEILLMTHIVLGYPSFEDCFRIIEAMVAAGVELMELQIPFSEPIADGPVILHANQKALAGGATVQKCLDFAGNVSRTFDIPFLFMSYYNILFKYGVERFAAAMAADGLQGAIVPDLPPEEGTEYLAAMQSYHLAPIFIFSPTTPDKRMKYLASCGQGFIYCVARKGVTGVDTDFSGQLDAYLGRCRRATDLPLALGFGVKEKSDIDFLKGKVDIAVIGSQTIRLVDEEGVGVVGEFINSLR